A stretch of the Gossypium hirsutum isolate 1008001.06 chromosome D07, Gossypium_hirsutum_v2.1, whole genome shotgun sequence genome encodes the following:
- the LOC121219508 gene encoding uncharacterized protein — protein MSVAISSTSNTPRNMVITDPCPGSHHMVKVPLRKKKSDARDMSSSFDEAATLLAENIKAVGDQISRSIASEVVVQQKSEEYQKMEEKASNLYSTLWEIEGLTDDQRYRALSKISDHPTQMIVFFSLPSVARLEWVRRFLSDH, from the exons ATGAGCGTCGCCATCTCGAGCACCAGCAACACACCAAGGAACATGGTCATCACTGATCCCTGCCCAG GAAGCCATCATATGGTAAAAGTACCActgagaaagaagaaatctgatgctcgtgatatgtcttcttcatttgatgaggctgccactttattggccgaaaacatcaaggccgttggcgatcaaatcagtaggagtattgcctccgaggtggtagttcagcagaagtcagaagaatatcaaaagatggaagagaaagcttcaaatttatattcaaccttatgggaaattgaaggtttaaccgacgatcagcggtatcgagctttgagtaaaatttcagatcatccaactcaaatgatcgttttctttagtttaccttctgttgcgcgattggaatgggtcagaagatttctttctgaccattaa